A genomic segment from Helicoverpa armigera isolate CAAS_96S chromosome 10, ASM3070526v1, whole genome shotgun sequence encodes:
- the LOC110375216 gene encoding cubilin homolog: protein MSSTLGKWLLLATVCFVPLDCEIYEDRPKIKTEGGNLILEPAYDKNLYLRVNGPKSKIFVGDTNILGDNSNSNGPSDAQNQISNNGNGDTNLNGILERLERLENKDSTLPNDLLFNISMLWRRVNNIRRKVINLQTLLNEASVDQCQSAPCEHGGTCLSIYRGYHCLCPSSWEGKNCEMDVNECRNFAGTDQGCQNGAQCINSPGSYSCSCKQGWFGIHCTQRAKDCSAGDFEMCGHGTCIKTDSGEGIKCICHQGWTTNGTGVACLTDINECDAYQGPRCSVNPKVDCINLPGWFRCGQCPTGYEGDGFSCYDIDECTTIPNGGCSPLVTCHNTIGSRICGLCPPGYQGDGVTCTWRGTCSIGHGGCHPSAQCIESPTPTGQSAQCICPEGMMGDGMGIGGCYVPTSGNYTDGCASNPCGVHGRCHSLRDGYTCICAQGYGGASCEAAADACRANPCHNGGVCRRDDAAAGGFRCDCAAQYSGSLCQVRTKSCGGVLDNEEGSIVYPLTNTTYNHNSQCAWVIHTAPDKVINVTFSKFNLEASPECMYDFLQIHDGRKSSSQLIGRFCGNNYPKGGNIVSSHNNLYFWFHSDKTIAKDGFALHWTSISPVCGGHVDATTHGHISSPGSPGPYPPNRDCYWHLTTSLGKRINLHFFALDIESHSNCSFDYLAIYDGEHMTDPLIERYCNTTQPAPVQSAGSDMLIHFHSDAYGSGHGFQIAYAPMEGIPGCGGYYTTSTGELVSPTRNGLYLSNLLCEYKIKTSLDTKIKIEFKSFKLERSFRCKYDYLKIYDGPSSDSRLVGKFCGTTYPKSYTSTSNNLYFVFRTDRSLPSEGFRITYEAICENTIVGDSGVIKSPGYPFSYPDNKLCEYVIKTDPGKAIQLTFQDFDIEDNRYNDCRYDSVEIRDGHDRNATLLGRYCGGAAHTPPVQTSTLNYMYISFKSDLSVSGTGFYANYTTIDTECGGIHRETTGLINHPSNDATYKNYQSCKWLLIAPEGMHIKLTWNRFDIEEMPSCGSDYLELVEIDDNNENNVMGKFCGSHSPPALTTSTNRLMLRFESDSSIRSSGFSVSYTFLDQKTHCGGAYIKSHGFIYSPGWPQPYEPNRDCTWTITVPVGQQIMLNISQFHLERPIRDKCNLGDYLEIRNGGSDNSPLIGQYCGSFDSKRIVSLSNALHLHFHSDFYLSGTGFKLEWDGTITGCGGTLTSPSGSVSSPNYPNEYNENAECFYRIVTSAGSRIRITFSELDLERTLKCRDDYVEIYDGRDATANSLGKHCYMKPELANIETTSNYAFVKFRSDVFQGGKGFIFNYQTICNTNVTGRYGVIESPGYPSNYELNLNCLWTIQVPKGNTINVTFTHFDVYKTRRYGYRGWNRYRPYVNPIANSDCQLDFLQTKELSDPNYSSKLCGSTIPAMITTRSNALQIKFSTGVYVARSGFRLEWISSGCGGHIIKRMGTVAIDRSKTNEKELECEWLIETQAGKSIVITFSEIYMLESANCTTDAIEIYNGQNTLAPLLTKICHRDFVSVQSSSNFMLVRLSKRSSLRDVHFSSDFRSVNSQCGGVMNSKSGMIYSKNYPQNYENNLDCLWYISVPAFHRIELNFIDLDLYTLFRQRNDRCDDSIQIYDNEYFSPSSSNNSFRICPTTPLNETQFISKHNNIVLQFKTDAYGTAKGFKANFSVACGATIKAEHEGVLQIDNFVHHGSTSCIWNILADSPDKKIYLTFTLMSIPKDNNVVTNRTCPSSYLRVRDGDDDKAPLVGEYCGRRVPPMIVSRGSALTVEFGSYTGKVNGIFAAHYSPLSNTCGGVLTSEEGTIASPNFPLPYPVNTDCEWFLRSSPGNTAYVQFEQFDLRFSEGCNDDYVEIRETNGAGRLLGVYCSSDIPSNHSTAAQIYIKFHGNSQPSGRGFLLQYGFEHENDITGDSGEISSPLYPTRYLGSGEYSWRVFTSNSDTISVTIDVLEIYSHSEVNYNKLTLYDGYDSTAPILEDLTGVLVEPKVIQSSSNVIFMTLKMDELNAGSKFHMSWTKSSRITDFGSPEDTINCGSNTTVTILPGNAEIIASPNYPQVYNDNSNCEWVFKSQIGRHLSVSFSEFNIEDTTACFADSVSIYSSDTLGNWKPVIENICTSEAVSAGVNSSTYMKIKFKTDSSVTRTGFQGQVSSKCGGIMTGLSGEIGPIWSDVQTLFHYQSKVKCEWTVKVRPGRTIKLDFDLFNITNKKDADCETYVILRNGDSAEAPLLASGKYCGFDHEMKADIITSSNTLFVSYVKATYDFQTFKINYEEKSFECGSTSTLTADHTWEIITSPNFPSVPVPFSECEWVFSGPPGEILRIDFLDRFDLTDAEDCNKEVVEIRMGSSRYSPLNGRYCSDRPPTIKSIDNTMYIKYSTALTEPRNGFKANISIDICGGTIISDAGEIKSPGYPHLQVLPYGTVCTWTVIGPPRHVFRIKPEDVHLPLSESQCATKLTIEEALPANNTITILRTLCNDDNLTPIETSRNEFNIKLYIGKPDAWEQTSENRGFKISFNSSRPMCGGVITSSEGYLTSPGYPLETTIRYCQWIIKVPDKSRKVRLEILDMDEERHRIGIFNDISFKTIIQAIPNKDYIPGTKVFESSGNTLALYVWLNRTSPSHRFKAQFSSDESALCGGQLTDRNQVLLSPDLNRSYTCEWHYNSQTTYNDHLTTNLTYNSVYLTGTVNSSMSRTRCRFFDPQIFIRSRDDTRFTREICGNTDVELRIPVQVLDITATKSKLNSLYFHLEFNSQPCGGIVRVGYDPVNVLNIPEFYNGTLDCAWVVTGSTSRVEIKIEGSFTLDCESEFLRISTSLRQDAPLIADYCKGKVSDSTLLTHFRYLYIQYHSNIKNTTNLKLMVRSVTEQCGGLLSSYQTAFTSPNYPKHYLPNQECAWEIRADVGFRVSLKFVERFVIEDTTNCTKDSVIIYDWKDDVFTEIVRVCGRNTPPVYNSTLNRMKVVLRTDDDRNLDGFKAEWEQICGGEYTATEKEQILYSPGFPYAYHQNMYCRYEIEAPGSKIVLKFLDFELEGGAPDCLSDNLTLIADSAYSYDYQVFCGSDIPPMTTNADEVSLIFQSDKYIQRRGFRIAYSIFSCGGRVNSSTVLTSSLTETYDTNLNCTWFIEAPANKKVVLKFLYIDLESQRDCYSDFIAAFEGLVIDEDKRIALLCGHFNSTTVIRSKGNTMLLQFSTDGSINYRGFKVDVYFSYSEAAQCGGYVNLTSGSSHILKSPFMGHAVYENYLDCDWSLISPPDTVIKIEFTSFHVSPCQNVNQTAIGYSKCDCDLVEIKDGLNPNSLVIGTYCGHSLPPQLTSSSNTMSVRLATDGEIGSQGFVATITTHTALCGQSTIVVSETPQRLKSPGYEVGSVPRGVHCVYHLDSSSEPYSLLRVTVVTLDLRPPADEGADAKTCNRDKLIIASNTVHPNATLGKDFILNNQDTDFFSRNSFYDSSLHFPVRFELCGHRETTDFYLYGSTTLNVITSPETDSKVYKGIEIEVAYVGFCGRNYSESSGRVQSTNTNSATTPSDCYTLITAPVNHTISAYFLSAVPSYWNEDCYLEIFDGNNVTAPSLLKIHSEYETNIPVFSTGRYLLLHNRENNSDRVIFDLNYVTTNKGRGCGGKLQSIVGQVTSPLYPNIYRQVSSCEWELETPIGTHLLLHFSVFDLGITCDQNYVKLVDSKGVAVRTFCEDVPADYTSPDNYVKIVFVTTMNNGGTGWVAEFIGLE, encoded by the coding sequence ATGTCGAGTACTCTCGGCAAATGGCTCTTGCTAGCCACAGTTTGTTTTGTTCCTCTTGACTGTGAAATTTATGAAGATCGACCGAAAATCAAAACAGAAGGCGGTAATCTCATTCTAGAACCAGCTTACGATAAAAACCTATATTTGCGCGTCAATGGACCAAAATCGAAAATTTTTGTTGGCGATACGAACATCTTGGGAGACAATTCTAACAGTAATGGACCCAGTGATGCACAAAACCAGATATCTAACAATGGGAACGGTGACACCAATCTAAACGGGATATTGGAGAGACTTGAGAGATTGGAGAACAAGGATTCTACACTGCCCAACGACTTGCTTTTCAACATATCGATGCTATGGAGAAGAGTCAACAACATTCGCAGGAAAGTGATTAACCTTCAAACGCTACTCAATGAAGCCTCAGTAGACCAGTGTCAGTCAGCCCCTTGTGAACATGGCGGTACCTGTCTCAGCATATATCGCGGCTACCACTGCCTTTGCCCGTCGAGTTGGGAAGGCAAGAACTGTGAAATGGATGTCAACGAATGCCGCAATTTTGCTGGAACGGACCAAGGATGCCAAAACGGTGCGCAGTGTATCAACAGCCCAGGATCGTACTCGTGTTCCTGCAAACAGGGGTGGTTCGGCATACATTGCACTCAGAGGGCCAAGGATTGCTCGGCTGGTGACTTTGAAATGTGCGGTCACGGTACCTGTATAAAAACGGACTCCGGAGAAGGTATTAAATGCATATGCCACCAGGGATGGACAACTAATGGAACTGGAGTCGCCTGCTTAACTGATATCAACGAATGTGATGCCTACCAGGGTCCCAGGTGTTCTGTGAATCCTAAAGTGGATTGTATTAATTTACCTGGTTGGTTTAGGTGCGGCCAGTGTCCTACAGGGTACGAAGGCGACGGCTTCAGCTGTTACGATATCGATGAATGCACGACGATCCCCAATGGAGGCTGCAGTCCCTTAGTCACATGCCACAACACCATTGGCTCCCGTATATGTGGATTGTGCCCGCCTGGCTATCAAGGTGACGGAGTTACATGTACCTGGAGAGGTACGTGCAGTATCGGTCATGGAGGCTGTCACCCGTCTGCACAATGTATCGAAAGTCCAACACCCACTGGGCAATCAGCGCAGTGCATCTGTCCCGAAGGCATGATGGGCGACGGAATGGGGATAGGTGGGTGCTATGTGCCAACCAGTGGGAATTACACGGATGGGTGTGCGAGCAATCCGTGCGGCGTCCACGGGCGATGCCACTCTCTTCGCGACGGCTACACGTGCATCTGCGCTCAGGGCTACGGCGGCGCCAGCTGCGAGGCGGCGGCGGACGCGTGCCGCGCCAACCCCTGCCACAACGGCGGCGTGTGTCGCCGCGACGACGCCGCCGCCGGGGGCTTCCGCTGCGACTGCGCCGCGCAGTACTCCGGCTCCTTGTGCCAGGTAAGGACCAAGTCTTGTGGTGGCGTCCTAGACAACGAAGAGGGCAGCATTGTTTATCCTTTAACCAATACCACCTACAACCACAACTCGCAGTGCGCCTGGGTGATACACACGGCGCCTGACAAAGTTATCAATGTCACGTTCAGCAAGTTCAATCTAGAGGCAAGCCCTGAATGTATGTACGATTTCTTACAAATACACGACGGTCGCAAGTCTTCCAGCCAGCTAATAGGTAGATTTTGTGGAAATAATTATCCTAAAGGTGGTAATATTGTATCGAGTCACAATAACTTATATTTCTGGTTCCATTCTGACAAAACAATTGCTAAAGACGGTTTTGCTTTGCACTGGACGAGCATAAGCCCAGTGTGCGGTGGTCACGTAGACGCCACCACGCACGGACACATCAGCTCGCCCGGCTCTCCCGGGCCGTACCCTCCCAACCGCGACTGCTATTGGCACTTGACGACCAGCTTAGGCAAGCGGATCAATTTACATTTCTTCGCTCTCGACATTGAATCCCATTCTAATTGTAGTTTCGACTACTTAGCAATATATGACGGTGAACACATGACAGACCCGCTGATTGAGAGATATTGTAACACGACACAACCCGCGCCGGTACAGTCTGCAGGTTCTGATATGCTCATACACTTCCATTCGGATGCATACGGTTCTGGCCACGGCTTCCAAATAGCCTACGCACCCATGGAAGGCATTCCAGGGTGTGGAGGCTACTATACGACGAGCACAGGGGAACTCGTTTCACCTACTCGTAATGGGCTTTATCTAAGTAACTTGTTATgcgagtataaaataaaaaccagcttGGATACtaagataaaaatagaatttaaatcatttaaacTTGAACGTTCCTTTAGATGTAAATATGACTATCTAAAGATTTATGACGGGCCGTCATCAGATTCTAGACTCGTTGGTAAGTTCTGTGGAACAACGTATCCAAAATCTTATACATCAACATCGAACAATCTCTATTTCGTATTTAGAACTGATAGGTCTTTGCCATCTGAAGGCTTTCGTATCACGTACGAAGCTATTTGCGAGAACACTATAGTAGGGGATAGTGGAGTAATAAAGTCACCCGGTTATCCATTTAGCTACCCAGACAACAAGCTGTGTGAATATGTCATCAAAACGGACCCGGGCAAAGCTATCCAGTTAACGTTCCAAGATTTTGACATTGAAGACAATAGGTACAATGACTGCCGGTACGACAGCGTGGAGATCAGGGACGGCCACGACAGGAACGCTACGCTACTCGGCAGATACTGCGGCGGCGCTGCGCACACGCCCCCTGTGCAGACATCCACGCTCAACTATATGTACATAAGCTTCAAATCTGATTTGAGTGTTTCCGGCACTGGATTCTACGCTAACTATACTACCATAGATACAGAATGCGGAGGTATTCATAGAGAAACCACTGGACTAATAAATCACCCATCTAATGACGCTACTTACAAAAACTATCAGTCCTGTAAATGGTTACTGATAGCCCCGGAAGGCATGCATATAAAGTTAACATGGAACAGGTTCGACATTGAGGAGATGCCTTCTTGTGGCAGCGATTACCTGGAGCTGGTAGAGATAGACGACAATAATGAGAATAATGTAATGGGCAAGTTTTGTGGCTCCCACTCGCCTCCTGCCTTGACCACTTCCACTAACCGGCTCATGCTACGATTTGAATCCGATAGTAGCATTCGTTCTTCTGGGTTTTCTGTATCCTACACATTTTTGGACCAGAAAACTCACTGCGGTGGAGCGTACATAAAAAGTCATGGATTTATATACTCTCCAGGATGGCCTCAACCCTACGAACCTAATCGTGATTGTACATGGACAATAACGGTGCCCGTGGGCCAACAAATCATGTTGAACATTTCACAGTTTCATTTAGAACGACCTATACGTGACAAATGCAATCTTGGTGACTATTTAGAAATAAGAAACGGTGGTAGCGATAATTCTCCTTTAATAGGACAGTATTGTGGATCGTTCGATTCTAAACGCATCGTATCACTATCTAACGCTCTCCACTTGCACTTCCACTCCGACTTTTACTTGAGCGGAACAGGATTCAAATTGGAATGGGACGGCACCATTACAGGATGTGGGGGAACACTTACTAGCCCTTCTGGCTCAGTATCATCGCCAAACTACCCTAATGAATACAATGAAAACGCTGAATGCTTTTATAGGATAGTTACTAGTGCAGGTTCACGAATTCGTATAACATTTTCAGAGCTAGACCTGGAAAGAACTCTTAAATGTAGAGACGACTATGTTGAAATATACGATGGACGTGACGCTACTGCCAATAGTTTAGGAAAACATTGTTATATGAAACCGGAGCTAGCTAATATTGAAACTACATCTAACTATGCATTTGTTAAATTTAGATCCGATGTATTTCAGGGAGGGAAAGGATTTATATTTAACTATCAAACAATTTGTAATACCAATGTTACAGGACGATATGGTGTCATTGAAAGTCCAGGCTATCCGAGCAATTACGAATTAAACTTAAACTGTTTGTGGACTATACAGGTGCCCAAAGGGAATACAATCAATGTAACGTTCACCCACTTCGATGTTTACAAAACACGTAGATATGGCTATCGTGGTTGGAATAGATATCGACCTTATGTCAACCCAATAGCGAACAGTGATTGTCAATTAGATTTTTTGCAAACAAAAGAGTTATCTGATCCAAATTACTCTAGTAAATTGTGTGGTAGTACAATTCCGGCAATGATCACTACAAGAAGTAATGCGTTACAAATCAAATTTTCTACTGGCGTCTACGTGGCGCGGTCTGGTTTTCGCTTAGAATGGATTAGTTCAGGGTGTGGCGGACACATTATAAAACGAATGGGTACTGTAGCTATTGATAGAAGCAAAACCAACGAAAAGGAACTTGAATGTGAATGGCTAATAGAAACTCAAGCTGGCAAAAGTATCGTAATCACTTTTAGTGAAATTTACATGTTAGAGTCAGCTAATTGTACTACTGATGCTATTGAAATATATAACGGCCAAAATACGCTGGCTCCGCTCCTGACAAAAATATGCCATCGTGATTTTGTGTCCGTCCAGTCTAGTAGCAATTTCATGTTGGTACGTCTTTCGAAACGGTCATCGCTTAGAGATGTTCACTTTTCATCGGATTTCCGATCGGTCAATTCTCAATGTGGTGGTGTTATGAACAGCAAATCTGGAATGATTTATTCTAAGAACTATCCGCAGAATTACGAAAATAATTTGGATTGTCTATGGTATATAAGTGTACCCGCTTTCCATCGTATTGAACTTAATTTCATAGATTTGGATCTTTACACACTGTTTCGACAGAGAAATGATAGATGTGATGACTCAATACAAATTTATGATAACGAATACTTTTCACCCTCAAGTTCCAACAACTCTTTCCGCATTTGTCCTACTACACCATTAAATGAAACACAATTTATTAGTAAACACAATAATATAGTTCTCCAATTTAAAACAGATGCTTATGGAACGGCAAAGGGTTTCAAAGCAAACTTTTCTGTGGCATGTGGTGCTACGATAAAGGCTGAACATGAAGGTGTCCTACAAATCGACAACTTTGTCCATCACGGTAGCACTAGCTGTATTTGGAATATTCTTGCAGATTCACCAgataaaaagatatatttaacaTTCACGCTTATGTCAATCCCAAAAGATAATAATGTAGTCACAAACCGAACATGTCCCTCATCTTACCTCCGTGTGCGCGACGGAGATGATGATAAAGCTCCCCTTGTTGGAGAATATTGTGGGCGCAGAGTTCCACCTATGATTGTCAGCCGGGGCAGTGCCTTGACAGTAGAGTTTGGAAGCTACACCGGTAAGGTCAACGGTATATTCGCAGCCCACTATTCACCTCTCAGCAATACCTGTGGAGGTGTGTTAACGTCTGAAGAAGGAACCATAGCGTCTCCAAACTTCCCCTTGCCTTATCCTGTAAACACTGATTGTGAGTGGTTCTTAAGATCATCGCCAGGTAATACTGCATACGTTCAATTCGAGCAATTCGATTTACGATTTTCTGAAGGTTGTAATGACGACTATGTAGAGATTCGCGAAACTAACGGCGCTGGTCGGCTTTTGGGAGTATATTGCAGTAGTGATATTCCTAGCAATCACAGCACTGCAGCTCAAATATATATCAAATTCCATGGTAATTCCCAACCAAGTGGGAGAGGCTTTCTGTTACAGTATGGATTCGAGCATGAAAATGATATAACCGGAGATAGTGGTGAGATATCATCACCATTATATCCCACTCGGTATCTAGGATCAGGAGAATATAGTTGGCGCGTGTTTACTTCTAACTCGGATACTATATCTGTTACCATTGATGTTCTGGAAATTTATTCCCATAGCGAGGTGAACTATAATAAACTAACTTTATATGACGGGTATGACTCAACTGCCCCCATTTTAGAGGATCTAACTGGAGTACTGGTCGAACCCAAAGTTATTCAATCGTCCTCAAATGTAATTTTCATGACACTTAAAATGGATGAATTGAATGCAGGTTCAAAGTTCCACATGAGTTGGACAAAATCTTCTAGAATTACTGATTTTGGAAGTCCGGAAGATACAATAAACTGTGGTTCGAATACGACTGTAACTATCTTACCAGGAAACGCAGAAATTATAGCATCGCCGAATTATCCTCAAGTATATAACGATAATTCAAATTGTGAATGGGTGTTCAAATCACAAATTGGACGTCACTTATCTGTCAGCTTCAGTGAGTTCAATATTGAGGATACCACCGCTTGTTTTGCTGATTCAGTTTCGATTTATTCTTCAGACACACTTGGAAATTGGAAGCCCgttattgaaaatatatgtacatcAGAAGCAGTCTCTGCTGGAGTAAATTCTTCGACAtacatgaaaataaagtttaaaacggATTCATCCGTAACCCGCACTGGCTTCCAGGGTCAAGTCAGTTCAAAATGTGGTGGAATCATGACTGGATTGTCCGGTGAGATTGGACCAATTTGGTCGGACGTACAAACTCTGTTTCATTACCAGTCCAAAGTTAAATGTGAATGGACGGTCAAAGTGCGACCTGGTAGAACTATAAAATTAGACTTTGACCTTTTCAATATAACTAATAAAAAAGACGCTGATTGTGAAACGTATGTCATTTTACGTAATGGTGATTCTGCTGAAGCCCCTCTTTTAGCGAGTGGAAAGTATTGCGGATTCGATCATGAAATGAAGGCAGACATAATTACTTCAagtaatactttatttgttagTTACGTAAAGGCGACCTACGACTTCCAAACTTTTAAGATAAATTACgaagaaaaaagttttgaatgtgGTTCAACGTCAACTCTTACAGCCGATCACACTTGGGAAATAATAACTTCTCCAAATTTTCCATCAGTACCAGTTCCGTTTTCGGAATGTGAATGGGTATTTTCTGGTCCACCTGGTGAAATCCTTAGAATAGATTTTCTAGACAGATTTGATTTAACCGATGCAGAAGATTGTAACAAAGAAGTCGTTGAAATTCGAATGGGATCATCCAGGTATTCACCACTAAATGGCAGATATTGCAGTGACAGACCGCCAACAATCAAGAGCATAGATAACacaatgtatataaaatattcaacggCTTTGACGGAGCCTCGAAACGGATTTAAAGCAAACATATCTATTGATATATGTGGAGGGACCATTATTTCCGATGCTGGTGAAATCAAATCACCAGGATATCCGCACCTGCAAGTGCTCCCTTACGGAACTGTCTGTACATGGACTGTTATCGGACCGCCGAGACATGTTTTTCGTATAAAGCCCGAAGATGTTCATTTGCCTCTCTCAGAATCACAGTGTGCAACAAAGTTGACTATTGAAGAAGCATTACCTGCAAATAACACAATCACTATACTTAGAACGTTATGTAATGACGATAATCTAACACCAATTGAAACGTCAAGAAACGAGTTTAATATTAAACTGTACATAGGTAAACCAGATGCATGGGAACAGACATCGGAGAACAGAggctttaaaataagttttaattcatCTCGGCCCATGTGTGGTGGTGTAATCACTTCTTCTGAAGGTTACTTGACTTCTCCGGGCTATCCTCTAGAAACTACAATAAGATATTGCCAATGGATCATAAAAGTACCTGATAAGTCTCGGAAAGTTCGTTTGGAAATACTAGATATGGATGAAGAAAGGCACAGAATAGGTATCTTTAACGACATAAGCTTTAAAACTATTATCCAGGCTATTCCCAATAAAGATTATATTCCTGGAACAAAAGTTTTTGAGTCTTCCGGCAACACTCTGGCTCTGTACGTTTGGTTAAACCGAACATCTCCATCGCATCGGTTCAAAGCTCAGTTTAGTTCAGATGAATCAGCATTGTGCGGCGGTCAACTAACAGACAGAAATCAAGTTCTTCTGTCACCGGACCTAAATCGTTCTTATACTTGTGAATGGCATTACAATAGTCAAACCACATACAATGATCATCTTACCACAAACCTCACCTACAATTCTGTATACTTGACTGGTACAGTTAATTCTTCTATGTCCAGGACACGTTGTCGATTTTTCGATCCTCAAATCTTCATAAGGTCAAGAGATGACACCAGGTTTACTCGTGAAATTTGTGGAAACACAGACGTGGAACTAAGAATACCGGTCCAAGTTTTAGATATTACTGCAACGAAAAGTAAATTGAATTCTTTATATTTCCATTTAGAATTCAATTCTCAACCATGCGGTGGTATCGTTCGTGTAGGGTATGATCCTGTTAATGTCTTAAACATACCCGAATTCTATAACGGCACTTTAGACTGTGCTTGGGTTGTTACGGGATCGACCAGTAgggttgaaataaaaattgaaggAAGCTTTACATTGGATTGCGAAAGCGAGTTTCTGAGAATTAGTACATCTTTGAGACAAGACGCCCCATTAATAGCTGATTATTGCAAAGGGAAAGTTTCAGACTCTACCTTACTTACTCACTTTAGGTATCTGTACATTCAAtatcattcaaatattaaaaacaccaCCAATTTAAAACTTATGGTCAGGTCTGTGACTGAACAATGTGGTGGATTGCTAAGTTCATACCAAACCGCATTTACGTCACCAAATTATCCTAAACATTACTTACCAAACCAAGAGTGCGCATGGGAAATACGGGCTGATGTCGGCTTTAGAGTTTCGCTCAAGTTTGTCGAAAGATTTGTTATTGAAGACACAACTAATTGCACCAAAGATTCTGTCATAATTTACGATTGGAAGGACGACGTTTTCACGGAAATAGTAAGAGTATGTGGACGAAACACACCACCTGTCTACAATTCCACTTTAAATCGTATGAAAGTTGTTCTACGTACAGATGATGATAGAAATCTTGATGGGTTCAAAGCTGAGTGGGAACAGATTTGTGGCGGAGAATATACAGCTACTGAGAAAGAGCAAATATTATACAGTCCAGGTTTTCCATATGCTTaccatcaaaatatgtattgtcGTTACGAGATAGAGGCACCAGGTAGCAAAATTGTTCTCAAGTTTCTCGACTTTGAACTAGAGGGCGGCGCTCCTGACTGCTTGTCCGATAACTTAACACTCATAGCTGATTCAGCTTACAGCTACGACTATCAAGTTTTCTGTGGCAGTGATATCCCACCCATGACAACTAATGCTGACGAAGTTTCATTGATATTCCAAAGTGACAAGTACATACAAAGAAGAGGATTTAGAATAGCATACTCCATTTTTTCATGTGGAGGAAGAGTAAACTCGTCGACTGTTTTGACGTCGTCCCTCACTGAGACTTACGACACGAATTTGAATTGTACGTGGTTTATTGAAGCACCCGCTAACAAGAAAGTTGTACTTAAATTCCTTTATATTGACTTAGAAAGCCAACGGGATTGCTATAGTGATTTCATCGCAGCATTCGAAGGACTCGTCATCGATGAAGATAAACGTATAGCGTTACTGTGTGGCCACTTTAATTCAACGACTGTCATTAGAAGCAAAGGTAACACCATGCTGCTCCAGTTTTCAACTGACGGCAGTATCAATTACAGGGGCTTCAAAGTCGACGTTTATTTCAGCTATTCTGAAGCAGCTCAATGTGGTGGTTACGTTAATTTAACAAGTGGATCGTCACATATTCTTAAAAGTCCCTTTATGGGCCATGCTGTATACGAAAACTACCTAGATTGCGATTGGTCGTTAATATCACCTCCCGACactgtaattaaaattgaattcaCCTCGTTCCACGTGTCTCCTTGTCAAAATGTCAATCAAACTGCGATAGGGTACAGTAAATGCGATTGCGACTTAGTAGAAATTAAAGATGGCTTAAATCCTAATAGCTTAGTAATAGGAACGTACTGCGGTCATAGCCTTCCACCACAGTTAACTTCTTCTAGTAATACGATGAGCGTTAGATTGGCCACGGATGGCGAGATAGGCAGTCAGGGCTTCGTTGCCACAATCACAACTCACACGGCACTGTGTGGACAATCCACTATAGTTGTCAGCGAAACACCACAACGGCTAAAGTCTCCCGGCTATGAGGTAGGGTCCGTGCCCCGGGGGGTGCATTGTGTGTATCACTTGGATTCAAGCTCTGAGCCATACAGCTTACTACGAGTCACTGTCGTTACACTGGACTTACGCCCGCCTGCCGATGAAGGTGCAGACGCAAAAACCTGCAATAGAGATAAGCTCATTATAGCCAGTAATACTGTACATCCTAATGCCACCCTTGGAAAAGACTTCATCTTAAATAACCAGGACACCGATTTCTTTAGCCGTAATAGCTTTTACGATAGTAGCCTACACTTTCCCGTCCGTTTTGAGCTATGCGGGCACAGAGAAACGACAGACTTTTATTTATACGGTAGCACGactttaaatgtaataacatcGCCAGAAACTGATTCCAAGGTTTACAAAGGCATAGAAATAGAAGTTGCATACGTAGGTTTTTGCGGCAGAAATTATTCAGAGTCGAGTGGAAGAGTTCAATCTACGAACACAAACAGCGCTACGACTCCCAGTGACTGTTACACGCTGATCACTGCTCCGGTTAACCACACGATTTCCGCGTACTTCCTTAGCGCCGTGCCATCATACTGGAACGAAGACTGTTATCTCGAAATATTCGACGGTAATAATGTTACTGCACCCAGCTTGCTCAAAATACACTCAGAATATGAGACCAATATCCCTGTGTTCTCAACTGGTAGATATTTGTTATTACACAACCGTGAAAATAATAGCGATCGtgtaatatttgatttaaattacgTTACAACTAACAAAGGTCGCGGTTGCGGAGGGAAATTACAGAGTATAGTGGGGCAAGTGACCAGCCCCTTGTACCCCAACATTTACAGGCAGGTATCGAGTTGTGAGTGGGAGCTGGAGACTCCGATAGGCACACATTTACTGTTACATTTCTCTGTGTTCGACTTGGGCATTACTTGCGATCAGAATTATGTAAAGCTTGTAGACAGCAAGGGTGTTGCGGTGCGGACCTTCTGTGAAGACGTTCCTGCTGACTACACAAGTCCTGACAACTATGTCAAGATAGTCTTTGTGACCACAATGAATAATGGTGGCACTGGTTGGGTAGCCGAGTTTATAGGCCTGgagtaa